The following proteins are encoded in a genomic region of Gimesia algae:
- a CDS encoding trypsin-like peptidase domain-containing protein — translation MLPFLGGLPLRGQTPDASTVALAMQQQIIKAIELSEPSVVAISKIKIPKQKFQSRIPAPFGIDPNQGFSISQDPQDLNFIPNEFGSGVLIPDPTKQNRVLVLTNFHLTEGGPVAEQASAPESRIYVHTANRQGFYAEILAADPRSDLAVLTPVQPVSPEYARSLTPIRYGNQKPVKKGQFVIALGNPYAIARDGSPSASWGIISNFHRYPVPIFKHFLNQEIAKEETLHHFGTLLQVDTHLDLGTSGGALLDLEGNLIGVTTALAALEGYEKSVGYAIPIDQSTLRIIDSLAAGLEAEYGFLGIEPATLDRGQVRSSFPGAVGLVAPFYVEASRVKQHSPAQLAGMLPHDLILSVNGQKLTHDLDLMREVGKAGAGNEIKLQILRGKKARELTLNVKLGKWPVADDEGIVQTRYRHPLWRGLRVDYPTARRKYTFSPFSYPPAVVVTHVAPDSPAQQAGLKEGAFISQINGQAVQTPDSFYQEAQKVNNSPVTLLYLDGQKLILPPASNKKQ, via the coding sequence ATGCTCCCATTCCTGGGCGGTTTACCACTCAGGGGACAAACGCCAGATGCCTCTACTGTAGCGCTGGCGATGCAACAGCAAATTATCAAAGCCATTGAACTGTCAGAACCTTCTGTGGTGGCAATCTCAAAAATTAAGATTCCCAAGCAGAAATTTCAATCACGCATCCCTGCTCCGTTCGGCATCGACCCCAATCAGGGATTCAGTATTTCACAGGATCCACAGGATCTGAATTTCATTCCCAATGAATTTGGATCAGGGGTCCTGATACCAGACCCGACTAAACAGAATCGGGTACTGGTACTAACCAATTTCCACCTCACTGAAGGGGGGCCGGTCGCAGAACAAGCGTCCGCTCCGGAAAGCCGAATTTATGTGCATACAGCCAACCGACAGGGGTTCTATGCAGAGATTCTCGCTGCAGATCCACGTAGCGACCTGGCCGTTCTCACACCCGTGCAGCCTGTGTCTCCCGAATATGCACGCTCCCTGACTCCCATCCGATATGGCAATCAGAAACCTGTTAAAAAAGGTCAGTTCGTCATCGCTTTGGGGAACCCCTATGCCATCGCCCGCGATGGTTCACCCAGTGCGAGTTGGGGGATTATCAGCAATTTTCATCGCTATCCGGTTCCCATTTTTAAACATTTTTTAAATCAGGAAATTGCCAAGGAAGAAACCCTGCATCACTTTGGCACACTGCTGCAGGTCGATACCCATCTGGACCTGGGAACCAGCGGCGGAGCTCTGCTGGACCTCGAAGGCAACCTGATTGGAGTCACGACCGCACTGGCAGCACTGGAGGGATATGAAAAGTCGGTTGGCTATGCGATTCCCATTGATCAATCAACTTTGAGAATCATCGACAGTCTCGCTGCAGGTCTCGAAGCCGAATATGGTTTCCTGGGCATCGAACCTGCCACGCTGGATCGGGGTCAGGTACGCAGCAGCTTTCCTGGAGCAGTTGGTCTGGTCGCCCCTTTTTACGTGGAAGCTTCTCGGGTCAAACAGCATTCACCTGCACAACTGGCCGGGATGCTGCCCCATGACCTCATTCTTTCCGTGAATGGTCAGAAATTGACTCATGATCTGGATCTGATGCGTGAAGTTGGTAAAGCTGGTGCAGGAAATGAGATAAAGCTTCAAATATTGAGAGGAAAAAAAGCGCGTGAGTTGACTCTGAACGTGAAACTGGGAAAATGGCCCGTAGCGGATGATGAAGGGATTGTGCAAACCCGCTATCGCCATCCTCTCTGGCGCGGACTTAGAGTCGATTATCCTACTGCTCGCAGGAAATATACATTCAGTCCGTTCAGTTATCCACCTGCTGTCGTCGTAACTCATGTTGCTCCGGACAGCCCTGCACAACAGGCTGGGCTCAAGGAAGGTGCCTTTATCAGCCAGATCAATGGACAAGCGGTTCAAACACCGGATTCGTTCTATCAGGAAGCACAAAAAGTCAACAACTCACCGGTAACCTTACTATATCTGGATGGCCAAAAGCTGATCCTTCCCCCAGCAAGCAATAAGAAACAATGA
- the alaS gene encoding alanine--tRNA ligase codes for MKTDELRESYLSFFEEKGCVKRPSDVLVPRDDKTVLFTPAGMNQFKEQFLGVGKLDFTRATTCQMCLRTGDIQNVGVTAYHHTFFEMLGNFSFGDYFKREAIHWAWEYLTDKKYLGLDPSLLSVTVYQEDDEAYSIWHDEIKLPANRISRENEHENFWPAGAPSDGPDGVCGPCSEIFYHPNGGKDNVEIWNLVFTQFNRVGGPPDNLKPLPKKNIDTGMGLERTASVLQGVRSNFEIDTLKQLCLAAGDIVGTGYDFDAASGRPVRRISDHVRAITFSIHEGVNPGRDRESYVVRQLLRRALLEGYLLGKHEPFLHKLVPAVVEIMKTPYPDIAKTVENVQNTIKEEEEQFLGVVEKGLSRFEGFLKSAEQAGSSVISGEDAFDLHQTDGFLIELTEALAAKNNMSVNRTEFNNMMQQHKEGSGSGAFLDSVMSEGPLTALHKTISETDFKGYQTTETESKVMGIIAEDRLVESMVEKGHAHPVVVVLDQTPFYAEAGGQVGDTGYLEADGIKFEVTNTQKNAGLTLHIGHLLTGKLEQGQTLTATVTEPRRSGIQRAHSATHLLHHALHTVLGDNAMQRGSKVEEDTLRFDFSHSKAVTPEQISRIEDIINQRVSEGAPVTTELMKLQKAKTLGAMALFGEKYPDNVRVVQMGDFSTELCGGTHLSNTGQVGLCKIINEELVAKGVRRIYALTGPKALEKTRNTEKLLLEIAAQLKVPRPDDLPVRIQHLQDELRETKKQLTKFSSKSLAGTADDLLEEAPVVNDVKIVAYHAKDASRDQLRELADHLRKKGKQVALILGTVLDGKVALMAAVNADLVKQGLKAGDCVKAAAKVVGGGGGGRPDMAEAGGKDPEKLDEALKTGADYYRSQLEA; via the coding sequence ATGAAAACAGACGAACTTCGCGAAAGCTATCTTTCCTTCTTTGAAGAAAAAGGTTGTGTCAAGCGCCCCTCTGATGTGCTGGTCCCCCGGGATGATAAAACAGTTCTGTTCACACCAGCCGGGATGAACCAGTTCAAGGAGCAGTTTCTTGGAGTCGGTAAACTCGATTTCACCCGTGCCACAACCTGCCAGATGTGTCTGCGAACCGGCGATATCCAGAACGTGGGCGTCACCGCATACCACCACACATTCTTCGAAATGCTGGGCAACTTCTCGTTTGGCGATTACTTCAAACGCGAAGCCATCCACTGGGCCTGGGAATATCTCACCGATAAAAAATATCTGGGACTCGATCCGAGTCTGCTCTCAGTTACCGTCTATCAGGAAGATGATGAAGCCTACAGTATCTGGCATGATGAGATCAAACTGCCTGCGAACCGAATCAGTCGTGAAAACGAACACGAAAACTTCTGGCCCGCCGGTGCTCCCTCTGACGGCCCCGATGGAGTTTGTGGCCCGTGCAGTGAAATTTTCTATCATCCCAACGGTGGTAAAGATAACGTCGAGATCTGGAACCTCGTCTTCACACAGTTTAACCGGGTGGGAGGTCCTCCCGATAATCTCAAGCCCCTTCCCAAAAAGAACATCGATACCGGAATGGGTCTGGAGCGGACCGCCTCCGTACTCCAGGGAGTCCGCAGCAACTTTGAGATCGACACGCTCAAACAGCTCTGCCTGGCCGCCGGTGATATCGTCGGTACAGGTTACGATTTCGATGCCGCTTCCGGACGACCGGTCCGTCGTATTTCGGACCATGTACGGGCCATCACATTCAGTATCCATGAAGGGGTCAATCCAGGCAGAGACAGAGAGAGCTACGTGGTCAGGCAGCTACTGCGTCGCGCGCTGCTGGAAGGATACCTGCTCGGCAAACATGAACCGTTTCTGCACAAGTTGGTACCGGCTGTTGTTGAGATCATGAAAACTCCCTACCCCGATATCGCTAAAACTGTCGAAAATGTGCAGAACACAATCAAAGAAGAAGAAGAGCAGTTCCTGGGCGTCGTCGAAAAAGGACTCTCCCGTTTTGAAGGTTTCCTGAAATCAGCAGAACAGGCAGGCAGTTCGGTCATCTCCGGGGAAGATGCCTTTGACCTGCATCAGACCGATGGTTTCCTGATCGAACTGACGGAAGCCCTCGCTGCCAAGAACAACATGTCCGTCAACCGGACCGAGTTCAATAACATGATGCAGCAGCACAAAGAAGGTAGTGGCAGCGGTGCCTTCCTGGACTCCGTCATGTCAGAAGGCCCCCTGACGGCACTTCATAAAACGATCAGTGAAACTGACTTTAAAGGCTACCAGACTACGGAGACGGAATCCAAAGTCATGGGCATCATCGCCGAAGACAGACTGGTCGAGTCCATGGTCGAGAAAGGCCATGCACACCCGGTTGTTGTCGTTCTCGACCAGACCCCTTTCTACGCAGAAGCAGGTGGACAGGTAGGCGACACCGGATACCTCGAAGCTGACGGAATTAAATTCGAAGTCACAAATACCCAGAAAAACGCAGGCCTGACTCTGCATATCGGACACCTGCTGACAGGCAAGCTGGAACAGGGACAGACCCTTACAGCAACGGTCACAGAACCACGACGTTCCGGAATTCAACGCGCGCACTCGGCGACACATCTGCTGCATCATGCACTGCATACTGTTCTGGGAGATAACGCCATGCAGCGTGGATCCAAGGTGGAAGAAGATACGCTCCGCTTCGACTTTTCCCACAGTAAAGCAGTCACACCGGAACAGATCAGCCGGATTGAAGATATTATCAACCAACGCGTCTCCGAAGGGGCGCCCGTCACGACGGAACTGATGAAACTTCAGAAAGCCAAGACCCTTGGTGCCATGGCACTTTTCGGCGAAAAATATCCCGATAACGTACGCGTGGTCCAGATGGGTGACTTCAGTACCGAACTCTGTGGGGGCACCCACCTTTCCAATACAGGACAGGTCGGCTTATGCAAGATCATTAACGAAGAACTCGTCGCCAAAGGGGTGCGTCGTATCTATGCTCTCACTGGTCCGAAGGCACTGGAAAAAACCAGAAACACAGAGAAACTGCTGCTGGAAATTGCTGCCCAGTTGAAAGTCCCGCGTCCCGACGATTTGCCGGTCCGCATTCAACACCTGCAGGACGAACTCCGCGAAACCAAAAAACAGCTCACCAAATTTTCCAGTAAGTCACTCGCGGGAACCGCTGATGATCTACTGGAAGAGGCACCTGTTGTGAACGATGTTAAAATCGTAGCTTATCATGCCAAAGATGCGTCACGTGATCAACTGCGAGAGTTGGCGGATCATCTGCGGAAAAAAGGCAAACAGGTCGCGCTGATCCTGGGAACGGTACTCGACGGCAAAGTCGCATTGATGGCTGCCGTCAATGCCGACCTGGTAAAACAGGGTCTCAAAGCCGGTGACTGCGTCAAAGCAGCCGCCAAGGTGGTAGGCGGCGGTGGTGGAGGTCGTCCCGATATGGCTGAAGCCGGCGGAAAAGATCCCGAGAAACTGGACGAAGCACTCAAAACCGGCGCAGACTACTACCGCAGTCAGTTGGAAGCCTGA